The following proteins are encoded in a genomic region of Gossypium hirsutum isolate 1008001.06 chromosome D05, Gossypium_hirsutum_v2.1, whole genome shotgun sequence:
- the LOC107903018 gene encoding cysteine protease RD19A, protein VVFLFIGLISSEAFRANLRRANLRRAVRHQKLDPSAIHGVTQFSDLTPGEFRKRFLGLRRLRLPKDANQASIFPTDNLPEDFDYREKGAVTPVKNQGSCGSCWSFITTGALEGANFLATGKLVSLSEQQLVDCDHEDKHA, encoded by the exons GTCGTATTTTTATTCATCGGTTTGATATCATCGGAGGCTTTTCGAGCAAACTTGAGACGAGCAAACTTGAGACGAGCGGTTCGTCATCAGAAGCTTGACCCGTCCGCGATTCATGGTGTGACTCAGTTCTCCGATTTGACTCCCGGTGAGTTCAGGAAAAGGTTTTTGGGGTTAAGGAGGTTGAGATTACCTAAAGATGCGAACCAGGCATCGATTTTTCCTACCGATAATTTGCCTGAGGATTTTGATTACAGAGAAAAAGGAGCTGTTACGCCGGTCAAAAATCag GGTTCATGTGGATCATGCTGGTCTTTTATTACAACTGGAGCCTTGGAAGGTGCTAATTTTTTGGCAACTGGAAAACTCGTGAGCCTTAGTGAGCAACAGCTTGTTGATTGTGATCATGAG gATAAGCATGCATAA
- the LOC107903019 gene encoding uncharacterized protein, translating to MACCEQNCSHTDVDIPIVYTECLFQNQAGQCLTLYKAFNIHGHGDPQKTIQDKETGEFKHFPDSEGLVGVVEYILEHKLKWVIAWSNIPGKPAKVYTQILAMKEGIDLVKIKFQLDFSGNQSCDNKLGYLAEAIINSHTDIKPTMKATLKPADPALV from the exons ATGGCTTGTTGTGAGCAGAACTGCTCACATACTGATGTTGATATTCCAATTGTCTACACAGAGTGCCTGTTTCAGAATCAAGCTGGACAGTGTTTAACACTGTACAAGGCTTTCAATATTCATGGCCATGGAGATCCCCAGAAAACTATTCAAGATAAAGAAACCGGTGAGTTTAAGCACTTCCCCGATTCCGAAGGTTTGGTCGGAGTTGTTGAATATATTCTGGAACATAAGCTAAAGTGGGTCATTGCTTGGAGCAATATTCCTGGAAAACCAGCCAAG GTATACACTCAGATCCTTGCGATGAAAGAAGGCATTGATTTGGTGAAAATTAAGTTCCAACTCGACTTTTCTGGGAACCAAAGCTGTGATAACAAATTGGGATACTTAGCAGAGGCTATAATCAACTCACACACTGATATTAAACCAACAATGAAGGCAACCCTTAAGCCAGCTGACCCTGCTCTTGTTTAA